The nucleotide sequence CGCGAGCTGGTCGCGCGCCCGCCGGGGGCCTGCGGTCGTGGTGCGGCGCAGCCGCTCGCCGTAGGCCAGGCGGACGCGGGCGTGGTCGAACGGCCACCGCTCGGCCCCCGGTTCGGCGAGCACCCGCTCGAACAGCTCGCCGAACCGGTCCTCCGGCGCGGTCATGGCGGACGCGCCGGAGGCGAGCAGGACCAACCGGGGCGACAGCGCCGCCACCCCGGCGGCGTCCAGGGCGGCGGCGTGCGCCCGCGCCTCGGCGTCCCGGCCCGTCCGGACGGCGGCCTCGACCAGGTCGAAGCACACCCACAAAGCCTGCGGAGCGTGCGCGGGCAGCCGGCCGGGCGGGGCGACCGAGGCGGCGTGCCGGTAGGCGTCCTGGAAGTCGCCCCTGCCGAGGGCGGCCAGCGTGTGGACGTGCGCGCAGTAGGCCTCGGCGGACAGGATCCGGCGCGGCGCGGTCCACGCCAGGATCCGCTCGGTCAGGGCGGTCGCCGCCGCGTCGTCGCCCCGGACGGCCGCCAGCAGCCCGAGCTGGTAGCGGGCGGACCAGGCGAGCAGGTGGTAGCCGTGCTCCTCGCAGACGCCGAGCGCCTCGTCGGCGAGCGCCCGCGCCTGCTCCCACCGCCCAGCGAGGAACGCCTCCAGGGCGAGCGCGATGAGCGCGTTGATGGACGGCGTGGGAGCGTTCCCCGACCGTCCGAGCTCCACGACGCGGGCGAGGGCGTCGCGGCACGCGGTGACCCGGTCGATGAACACTCCGGCGAGGCCGACGCGGATGATGTCCTCGGGGTCGGTCTGGTCCCGCAGGTCGGCGATCGCCGCGTCGAGCCGCCGCAGGGACGCGGGCGTCGCGTTGACGGGATCGGCGAACAGCGTCCCGCACAGCTCCAGCGCGGGCGGAAGCGGGCGCGGGGCGGCCTTCAGGGCGTCCTCGAAGGCGGGCCACAGCTCGGGCCGGCCGCCGTAGACGCAGACGAGCAGCAGCATGTGCAGCGCCTCGAACAGGTCCGCGCGGTCGTGGGCGGAGGTCTCGATCGCGCCCGTGAGCAGGCGGTGGGCGAGCTGGATCTCGCCGTCCCCGTTCAGGAGGAGGAACGCCGCCGCGACCGTCGCGCGCAGGGACGCGGCGACCTCGGGATCGGCCCGGCGGGCGTCCGACAGCAGCCCGGCGGCCTCGCGCAGCCGGCCGCCGAGGTTCGCGCCGACGTAGGCGGCGCGGGTGAGGCGGCGGGCGCGGTCGCGGACGCCCGGGCTCAGCTCGGCCGCGCGGACCAGCGCGGCGACCGCGCCACCCGCGTCGCCCCGGCGCAGCGCGGGGAGCGCGGCCCGCTCCAGCCGTCCGGCGATGCGCTCGTCCGGCCCCGCCGCGGCCTCGGCGGCGTGCCACGCGCCGCGCTCGGGATCGCCGGCCAGCGCGGCGGCGAGCCGCCCGTGCGCCGTGCGCCGCTCCGCCAGCGTCGCCGCCGCGACCACCGCCGACCCGATCAGCGGGTGGCGGAACCGCAGGCGCGCGTCGCCGTCGACCCGGACGAGCCGGGCGCGCTCGGCCGGTGCGAGGGCGGCGAGGTCGGCGGCGCCCGCCGCTTGCTGGAGCAGGCCGGGGTCCCCGCCGCCGTCGAGCGCGGCCAGCAGCAGCAGCGCCCGCGTCTCGGGGCCGAGACCGGCGAGCCGCGCCGCGAAGACCGCCTGGAGCCGTCCGGTCAGCGGCAGGACGGCCGGCGGCGCGCCCGGCCGGTCGTCCAGCGCGGCGGGCAGCTCCAGCAGCGCCAGGGGGTTGCCGTGCGCGGCGCCGAGGACGCGGCGCCGCGCGCCGGGGGAGAGCCGGGGGAACCGCGCCCGCAGCAGGCCGGCCGCGGACGGCTCGTCCAGCGGCGCCACCTCGTGCCGGGGCAGGCCGCTCGCGTCGAAGAAGCCGCCGGCCTCCGTCCGCGCGGCGGCCAGCACCCCGACGCGGGCGCCGGCGAGCCGTCGCGCGACGAAGCCCAGGGCGGCGGCGCTCGGACGGTCCAGCCACTGCACGTCGTCCACGACGACGAGCAGCGGTCCGGCGTCCCGCAGGAGGCGCAGCGCGGCGGTGAAGACGAGCAGGCGGTCGGGCGGGGGCCCGGCGTCCAGGCCGAGGGCGACGTTCAGCGCGTCCCGCTGCGCGGCGGGCAGCCCGCCGCGCCGGTCGGCGAGCGGCAGCAGGAGCTGGTTCATGCCCGCGAACCCGAGGTCGGTCTCGAACTCGACGCCGGACGCGCGCAGGACGGTGACGCCCGCCGCGTCCGCCAGCGCGGCGGCCCGGTCCAGCAGCGCCGTCTTGCCGACCCCGGCCTCGCCCGACAGGACCAGCGCGCGGCCCTCGGCGGCGGACGCCGACAGGAACGAGCGCAGGAGGTCCAGGTCCGCCGTCCGGCCGACGAGCGCGGGGTCGCCGTCCGGCGGGCGGGGGAGGCTCATGCGGGCCTCCGGTGCCGGCGGCGGGCGGGACGCGGACAGGCTACCGAGGGCGGAGATCGACCGGTTCGCGACGGATCTGAGAGTTGCGCCACAGCGGCCGGCGGGCCTCGGGAGCGCAAACGTTGACGATCTTTCCGATTTTTCCTACTATTTAAGTAGGTAATACTCTGATCGAGAGGTCACGCCCATGCTTCGCGCACGCCGTCCGGCAGGCCCGGCTCTCGCCGCCGCCGCCGTCCTCGCCGCCGCCCTCGCGCTGGCGGGCTGCGGCGGCACCGACGCGGCGGGCGGCACCGGCTCGGGCACCCCGGTGCGCGGCGGGACGCTCGTCTACGCCGTCAACACCGAGCCGGTCAACCTCGACCCGCACGCCAGCCCGCAGGACGTCACCGGCCTGTTCACCCGGCCCGCGCTGGACTCGCTCGTCGCGCTGGACGCCAAGGGCGGCGTCCATCCCTGGCTCGCGACCGCGTGGAAGATCTCCGCCGACCAGAAGAGCTA is from Actinomadura rubteroloni and encodes:
- a CDS encoding helix-turn-helix transcriptional regulator, which gives rise to MSLPRPPDGDPALVGRTADLDLLRSFLSASAAEGRALVLSGEAGVGKTALLDRAAALADAAGVTVLRASGVEFETDLGFAGMNQLLLPLADRRGGLPAAQRDALNVALGLDAGPPPDRLLVFTAALRLLRDAGPLLVVVDDVQWLDRPSAAALGFVARRLAGARVGVLAAARTEAGGFFDASGLPRHEVAPLDEPSAAGLLRARFPRLSPGARRRVLGAAHGNPLALLELPAALDDRPGAPPAVLPLTGRLQAVFAARLAGLGPETRALLLLAALDGGGDPGLLQQAAGAADLAALAPAERARLVRVDGDARLRFRHPLIGSAVVAAATLAERRTAHGRLAAALAGDPERGAWHAAEAAAGPDERIAGRLERAALPALRRGDAGGAVAALVRAAELSPGVRDRARRLTRAAYVGANLGGRLREAAGLLSDARRADPEVAASLRATVAAAFLLLNGDGEIQLAHRLLTGAIETSAHDRADLFEALHMLLLVCVYGGRPELWPAFEDALKAAPRPLPPALELCGTLFADPVNATPASLRRLDAAIADLRDQTDPEDIIRVGLAGVFIDRVTACRDALARVVELGRSGNAPTPSINALIALALEAFLAGRWEQARALADEALGVCEEHGYHLLAWSARYQLGLLAAVRGDDAAATALTERILAWTAPRRILSAEAYCAHVHTLAALGRGDFQDAYRHAASVAPPGRLPAHAPQALWVCFDLVEAAVRTGRDAEARAHAAALDAAGVAALSPRLVLLASGASAMTAPEDRFGELFERVLAEPGAERWPFDHARVRLAYGERLRRTTTAGPRRARDQLAPALDVFERLGARPWADRARRELGATSFSRADGGLTAREEEVAALAAAGLTNRQIGEKLFLSPRTVGAHLYRIFPKLGVATRAALRDALADRPAPAPGSRDASW